A portion of the Esox lucius isolate fEsoLuc1 chromosome 20, fEsoLuc1.pri, whole genome shotgun sequence genome contains these proteins:
- the trak1a gene encoding trafficking kinesin-binding protein 1 isoform X1: MNVCNRTDLPEVEIISLLEEQLPHYKLRADTIYGYDHDDWLHTPLLSPDTNVDLTVEQIEETLKYFLLCAERVGQMTKTYNDIDAVTRLLEEKERDLELAARIGQSLLKKNKTLSERNELLEEQVEHIREEVSQLRHDLSMKDELLQFYTSAAEESEGESCTSTPVCHNDSTLLVPNFFPLDSLQKKLKDLEAENISLRSEASHLETETEEYEEKEQQLVNDVVKELRDANHQMSTLAEELARKTDDASRQQEEITHLLSQIVDLQKKSKSYAVENEELTQHLGAAKDAQRQLTAELRELEEKFAECMEMLHEAQEELKNLRNKTLPLSTPRRFHSLGQFPMVSDASSIVCAEGDSLAAEIEGTMRKELAMDDPEVEEQKLHPKRVFETVKNINLMRQRSSLAPSPMNIPGSNRSSGLNSCRSSCMSTPRSSLYGDVSSIDNRHNSIMPETPDDSINDSNKKPGTPGTPGSRDLEAALRRLSLRRDNYLSERRFFEEERDRKLQGLAEKGELYGGSVTPTDSIMSLGGSHSSSIWSGYSFSSRSYLPEKLQIVKPLEGSATLHHWQQLAQPHLGGILDARPGVVTKGFRPLELDLEHVYRFTDFEEDFEVVAGPDDLSLQSLPTSDYGGVGVLSRPGLRSRSSSCSSSCSGGAVTNHLPEGGPGARHEARGEGRTLAQGDGPLSPPRPPSCENHGNQDHAAVADGVSAHYPGKCMSHTGSTYTFTTCRIMHPSDELTRVTPSLMSGPKTSCVVTSSSVRSTPCSTPCTPRRLSLSAESFTNLRDSTKTMSTSGGLVRLLQERGISAAVYNPQSWDRAGSSATSVPTWGTPSILPPPPRPPDTLPSTPPNSPTRRPRPSKPSSPMGLFDLSPSSPPYDNFLASKPASSILKEVRAEAQSSESSDGGCQTDVSVSNLKLVDKLKRFSMAGDTHSPCPGNSGLAMLGPLSGLHRPGPAFGPSAGTSSMGGIPTLNTGIRRNRSYPAMVGASMAMKGPGPDVHTDMLLASSSTRPRQTSLNDE; encoded by the exons ATGA ATGTGTGTAACCGCACTGATCTTCCAGAGGTGGAAATCATCAGTCTACTGGAAGAGCAGCTGCCCCACTACAAGCTAAGAGCAGACACCATCTATGGGTACGACCACGACGACTGGCTCcacacccctctcctctcccctgacACCAACGTGGACCTTACCGTCGAGCAGATCGAGGAGACACTAAAGTATTTCC TTCTATGTGCTGAAAGAGTGGGCCAGATGACTAAGACGTACAATGACATAGATGCTGTTACACGTCTGCTTGAAGAG AAAGAACGGGATTTGGAGCTTGCTGCCCGCATTGGCCAGTCTctactgaagaaaaacaaaaccctCAGTGAGAGAAACGAATTGCTGGAAGAACAAGTGGAGCACATTCGAGAAGAG GTGTCTCAGTTGCGCCATGATCTGTCAATGAAAGATGAGCTTCTCCAGTTCTACACTAGTGCAGCAGAAGAGAGCGAAGGAGAGTCCTGCACCTCCACCCC CGTCTGCCACAATGACTCCACGCTGCTGGTGCCAAACTTCTTTCCCCTGGACTCACTGCAGAAGAAACTCAAAGACCTGGAGGCGGAGAATATCTCTCTGAGATCTGAG GCCTCTCACCTGGAGACCGAGACCGAGGAGTACGAAGAGAAGGAGCAGCAGTTGGTCAACGATGTCGTCAAGGAGCTGA GAGATGCCAACCACCAGATGTCCACCCTGGCGGAGGAGCTGGCGAGGAAGACGGATGATGCGTCCCGCCAGCAGGAGGAGATCACACACCTTCTGTCCCAGATTGTGGACCTGCAGAAGAAGTCCAAGTCT TATGCAGTGGAAAACGAGGAGCTCACCCAGCACCTAGGGGCTGCCAAAGATGCTCAGCGCCAGCTCACTGCTGAG CTGAGGGAGTTGGAGGAGAAGTTTGCAGAGTGTATGGAGATGCTCCACGAGGCACAGGAGGAGCTGAAGAACCTCCGGAATAAAACCCTGCCGCTCAGTACACCTCGACGTTTTCACTCCCTGGGACAGTTCCCAATG GTGTCAGATGCTAGCAGCATTGTTTGTGCAGAGGGG GACTCGCTAGCTGCTGAGATAGAGGGTACCATGAGAAAGGAACTGGCCatggatgatccagaagtgGAGGAGCAGAA GTTGCACCCCAAGCGCGTGTTTGAGACTGTGAAGAACATCAACCTGATGCGTCAGCGCTCCTCTCTGGCTCCATCTCCCATGAACATCCCCGGCTCCAACCGGTCATCTGGGCTGAACTCATGCCGCTCCAGCTGCATGTCGACGCCGCGCTCCAGCCTGTACGGGGACGTGAGCTCCATAGACAACCGCCACAACAGCATCATGCCGGAGACCCCGGATGACAG CATCAACGACTCCAACAAGAAACCAGGGACCCCTGGGACGCCGGGCTCCCGGGACCTCGAAGCGGCCCTCCGCCGTCTCTCCCTGCGGCGGGATAACTACCTGAGCGAGCGGCGCTTCTTcgaggaggagagggaccgCAAGCTTCAGGGGCTGGCGGAGAAAGGAGAGCTGTACGGCGGCAGCGTGACTCCCACGGACAGCATCATGTCCCTGGgaggcagccactcctcctccatctGGTCCGGATACTCCTTCAGCTCCCGCTCCTACCTGCCGGAGAAACTGCAGATCGTCAAGCCGCTAGAAG GCTCTGCCACCTTGCACCATTGGCAGCAGCTGGCGCAGCCCCACCTGGGGGGCATCCTGGACGCACGGCCTGGGGTCGTCACCAAGGGCTTCCGGCCTCTAGAACTGGACCTGGAGCATGTCTACCGGTTCACTGACTTTGAGGAGGACTTTGAGGTGGTGGCGGGGCCCGACGACCTGTCACTCCAGAGCCTGCCGACCTCGGACTACGGTGGCGTCGGTGTCCTTAGCCGGCCGGGCCTCCGCTCCCGCTCTTCCTCGTGCTCGTCCTCCTGCAGCGGCGGAGCCGTCACCAACCACCTCCCTGAGGGCGGGCCCGGCGCTAGACATGAAGCCAGGGGGGAGGGCAGGACTCTGGCCCAAGGCGACGGCCCTCTGTCCCCGCCCCGACCTCCCAGCTGTGAAAACCACGGGAACCAGGATCATGCTGCAGTCGCTGATGGGGTGTCCG CCCACTATCCTGGTAAATGTATGTCCCATACAGGGTCCACCTACACCTTCACCACCTGTCGAATCATGCACCCCTCGGACGAGCTGACCAGAGTCACCCCCAG CCTTATGTCCGGCCCTAAGACCTCCTGTGTCGTGACCAGTAGCAGTGTCAGGTCCACTCCCTGCTCCACCCCCTGTACCCCCCGACGCCTCAGCCTCTCCGCCGAGTCCTTCACCAACCTGAGGGACTCCACCAAGACCATGAGCACAAGCGGAGGCCTGGTGCGTCTCCTCCAGGAGCGAGGCATCTCTGCTGCGGTCTACAACCCCCAGAGCTGGGATCGGGCAGGGAGCAGCGCCACCTCCGTCCCTACTTGGGGGACACCATCGATTCTGCCTCCCCCGCCTAGGCCCCCCGACACCCTACCCTCCACGCCGCCAAACTCCCCGACCCGCCGCCCCCGCCCCTCCAAACCGAGCAGCCCCATGGGCCTCTTCGACCTCAGCCCCAGTAGCCCGCCCTATGACAACTTCCTGGCGTCGAAGCCGGCCAGCTCCATATTGAAGGAGGTCCGAGCGGAGGCCCAGAGCAGCGAGTCGTCGGATGGTGGGTGTCAGACTGACGTCAGTGTTTCCAACCTCAAGCTGGTGGACAAGCTGAAGCGCTTCAGCATGGCCGGGGACACCCACTCCCCCTGCCCGGGGAATTCGGGGCTCGCCATGCTGGGGCCCCTCAGTGGCCTCCACCGGCCAGGCCCCGCCTTCGGCCCATCCGCGGGGACCAGCTCCATGGGGGGCATCCCAACTCTGAACACCGGAATCCGCCGCAACCGCAGCTACCCAGCCATGGTTGGGGCCAGCATGGCTATGAAGGGCCCGGGGCCCGACGTCCACACAGACATGCTCCTGGCTTCTTCCTCCACGCGCCCCAGACAGACTAGTCTCAACGACGAATGA
- the trak1a gene encoding trafficking kinesin-binding protein 1 isoform X2 translates to MNVCNRTDLPEVEIISLLEEQLPHYKLRADTIYGYDHDDWLHTPLLSPDTNVDLTVEQIEETLKYFLLCAERVGQMTKTYNDIDAVTRLLEEKERDLELAARIGQSLLKKNKTLSERNELLEEQVEHIREEVSQLRHDLSMKDELLQFYTSAAEESEGESCTSTPVCHNDSTLLVPNFFPLDSLQKKLKDLEAENISLRSEASHLETETEEYEEKEQQLVNDVVKELRDANHQMSTLAEELARKTDDASRQQEEITHLLSQIVDLQKKSKSYAVENEELTQHLGAAKDAQRQLTAELRELEEKFAECMEMLHEAQEELKNLRNKTLPLSTPRRFHSLGQFPMDSLAAEIEGTMRKELAMDDPEVEEQKLHPKRVFETVKNINLMRQRSSLAPSPMNIPGSNRSSGLNSCRSSCMSTPRSSLYGDVSSIDNRHNSIMPETPDDSINDSNKKPGTPGTPGSRDLEAALRRLSLRRDNYLSERRFFEEERDRKLQGLAEKGELYGGSVTPTDSIMSLGGSHSSSIWSGYSFSSRSYLPEKLQIVKPLEGSATLHHWQQLAQPHLGGILDARPGVVTKGFRPLELDLEHVYRFTDFEEDFEVVAGPDDLSLQSLPTSDYGGVGVLSRPGLRSRSSSCSSSCSGGAVTNHLPEGGPGARHEARGEGRTLAQGDGPLSPPRPPSCENHGNQDHAAVADGVSAHYPGKCMSHTGSTYTFTTCRIMHPSDELTRVTPSLMSGPKTSCVVTSSSVRSTPCSTPCTPRRLSLSAESFTNLRDSTKTMSTSGGLVRLLQERGISAAVYNPQSWDRAGSSATSVPTWGTPSILPPPPRPPDTLPSTPPNSPTRRPRPSKPSSPMGLFDLSPSSPPYDNFLASKPASSILKEVRAEAQSSESSDGGCQTDVSVSNLKLVDKLKRFSMAGDTHSPCPGNSGLAMLGPLSGLHRPGPAFGPSAGTSSMGGIPTLNTGIRRNRSYPAMVGASMAMKGPGPDVHTDMLLASSSTRPRQTSLNDE, encoded by the exons ATGA ATGTGTGTAACCGCACTGATCTTCCAGAGGTGGAAATCATCAGTCTACTGGAAGAGCAGCTGCCCCACTACAAGCTAAGAGCAGACACCATCTATGGGTACGACCACGACGACTGGCTCcacacccctctcctctcccctgacACCAACGTGGACCTTACCGTCGAGCAGATCGAGGAGACACTAAAGTATTTCC TTCTATGTGCTGAAAGAGTGGGCCAGATGACTAAGACGTACAATGACATAGATGCTGTTACACGTCTGCTTGAAGAG AAAGAACGGGATTTGGAGCTTGCTGCCCGCATTGGCCAGTCTctactgaagaaaaacaaaaccctCAGTGAGAGAAACGAATTGCTGGAAGAACAAGTGGAGCACATTCGAGAAGAG GTGTCTCAGTTGCGCCATGATCTGTCAATGAAAGATGAGCTTCTCCAGTTCTACACTAGTGCAGCAGAAGAGAGCGAAGGAGAGTCCTGCACCTCCACCCC CGTCTGCCACAATGACTCCACGCTGCTGGTGCCAAACTTCTTTCCCCTGGACTCACTGCAGAAGAAACTCAAAGACCTGGAGGCGGAGAATATCTCTCTGAGATCTGAG GCCTCTCACCTGGAGACCGAGACCGAGGAGTACGAAGAGAAGGAGCAGCAGTTGGTCAACGATGTCGTCAAGGAGCTGA GAGATGCCAACCACCAGATGTCCACCCTGGCGGAGGAGCTGGCGAGGAAGACGGATGATGCGTCCCGCCAGCAGGAGGAGATCACACACCTTCTGTCCCAGATTGTGGACCTGCAGAAGAAGTCCAAGTCT TATGCAGTGGAAAACGAGGAGCTCACCCAGCACCTAGGGGCTGCCAAAGATGCTCAGCGCCAGCTCACTGCTGAG CTGAGGGAGTTGGAGGAGAAGTTTGCAGAGTGTATGGAGATGCTCCACGAGGCACAGGAGGAGCTGAAGAACCTCCGGAATAAAACCCTGCCGCTCAGTACACCTCGACGTTTTCACTCCCTGGGACAGTTCCCAATG GACTCGCTAGCTGCTGAGATAGAGGGTACCATGAGAAAGGAACTGGCCatggatgatccagaagtgGAGGAGCAGAA GTTGCACCCCAAGCGCGTGTTTGAGACTGTGAAGAACATCAACCTGATGCGTCAGCGCTCCTCTCTGGCTCCATCTCCCATGAACATCCCCGGCTCCAACCGGTCATCTGGGCTGAACTCATGCCGCTCCAGCTGCATGTCGACGCCGCGCTCCAGCCTGTACGGGGACGTGAGCTCCATAGACAACCGCCACAACAGCATCATGCCGGAGACCCCGGATGACAG CATCAACGACTCCAACAAGAAACCAGGGACCCCTGGGACGCCGGGCTCCCGGGACCTCGAAGCGGCCCTCCGCCGTCTCTCCCTGCGGCGGGATAACTACCTGAGCGAGCGGCGCTTCTTcgaggaggagagggaccgCAAGCTTCAGGGGCTGGCGGAGAAAGGAGAGCTGTACGGCGGCAGCGTGACTCCCACGGACAGCATCATGTCCCTGGgaggcagccactcctcctccatctGGTCCGGATACTCCTTCAGCTCCCGCTCCTACCTGCCGGAGAAACTGCAGATCGTCAAGCCGCTAGAAG GCTCTGCCACCTTGCACCATTGGCAGCAGCTGGCGCAGCCCCACCTGGGGGGCATCCTGGACGCACGGCCTGGGGTCGTCACCAAGGGCTTCCGGCCTCTAGAACTGGACCTGGAGCATGTCTACCGGTTCACTGACTTTGAGGAGGACTTTGAGGTGGTGGCGGGGCCCGACGACCTGTCACTCCAGAGCCTGCCGACCTCGGACTACGGTGGCGTCGGTGTCCTTAGCCGGCCGGGCCTCCGCTCCCGCTCTTCCTCGTGCTCGTCCTCCTGCAGCGGCGGAGCCGTCACCAACCACCTCCCTGAGGGCGGGCCCGGCGCTAGACATGAAGCCAGGGGGGAGGGCAGGACTCTGGCCCAAGGCGACGGCCCTCTGTCCCCGCCCCGACCTCCCAGCTGTGAAAACCACGGGAACCAGGATCATGCTGCAGTCGCTGATGGGGTGTCCG CCCACTATCCTGGTAAATGTATGTCCCATACAGGGTCCACCTACACCTTCACCACCTGTCGAATCATGCACCCCTCGGACGAGCTGACCAGAGTCACCCCCAG CCTTATGTCCGGCCCTAAGACCTCCTGTGTCGTGACCAGTAGCAGTGTCAGGTCCACTCCCTGCTCCACCCCCTGTACCCCCCGACGCCTCAGCCTCTCCGCCGAGTCCTTCACCAACCTGAGGGACTCCACCAAGACCATGAGCACAAGCGGAGGCCTGGTGCGTCTCCTCCAGGAGCGAGGCATCTCTGCTGCGGTCTACAACCCCCAGAGCTGGGATCGGGCAGGGAGCAGCGCCACCTCCGTCCCTACTTGGGGGACACCATCGATTCTGCCTCCCCCGCCTAGGCCCCCCGACACCCTACCCTCCACGCCGCCAAACTCCCCGACCCGCCGCCCCCGCCCCTCCAAACCGAGCAGCCCCATGGGCCTCTTCGACCTCAGCCCCAGTAGCCCGCCCTATGACAACTTCCTGGCGTCGAAGCCGGCCAGCTCCATATTGAAGGAGGTCCGAGCGGAGGCCCAGAGCAGCGAGTCGTCGGATGGTGGGTGTCAGACTGACGTCAGTGTTTCCAACCTCAAGCTGGTGGACAAGCTGAAGCGCTTCAGCATGGCCGGGGACACCCACTCCCCCTGCCCGGGGAATTCGGGGCTCGCCATGCTGGGGCCCCTCAGTGGCCTCCACCGGCCAGGCCCCGCCTTCGGCCCATCCGCGGGGACCAGCTCCATGGGGGGCATCCCAACTCTGAACACCGGAATCCGCCGCAACCGCAGCTACCCAGCCATGGTTGGGGCCAGCATGGCTATGAAGGGCCCGGGGCCCGACGTCCACACAGACATGCTCCTGGCTTCTTCCTCCACGCGCCCCAGACAGACTAGTCTCAACGACGAATGA
- the trak1a gene encoding trafficking kinesin-binding protein 1 isoform X4, with protein MSVHLTTVMERCRKRKMMKRRRWMMSNVSCLKVSFNWTPAVLCAERVGQMTKTYNDIDAVTRLLEEKERDLELAARIGQSLLKKNKTLSERNELLEEQVEHIREEVSQLRHDLSMKDELLQFYTSAAEESEGESCTSTPVCHNDSTLLVPNFFPLDSLQKKLKDLEAENISLRSEASHLETETEEYEEKEQQLVNDVVKELRDANHQMSTLAEELARKTDDASRQQEEITHLLSQIVDLQKKSKSYAVENEELTQHLGAAKDAQRQLTAELRELEEKFAECMEMLHEAQEELKNLRNKTLPLSTPRRFHSLGQFPMVSDASSIVCAEGDSLAAEIEGTMRKELAMDDPEVEEQKLHPKRVFETVKNINLMRQRSSLAPSPMNIPGSNRSSGLNSCRSSCMSTPRSSLYGDVSSIDNRHNSIMPETPDDSINDSNKKPGTPGTPGSRDLEAALRRLSLRRDNYLSERRFFEEERDRKLQGLAEKGELYGGSVTPTDSIMSLGGSHSSSIWSGYSFSSRSYLPEKLQIVKPLEGSATLHHWQQLAQPHLGGILDARPGVVTKGFRPLELDLEHVYRFTDFEEDFEVVAGPDDLSLQSLPTSDYGGVGVLSRPGLRSRSSSCSSSCSGGAVTNHLPEGGPGARHEARGEGRTLAQGDGPLSPPRPPSCENHGNQDHAAVADGVSAHYPGKCMSHTGSTYTFTTCRIMHPSDELTRVTPSLMSGPKTSCVVTSSSVRSTPCSTPCTPRRLSLSAESFTNLRDSTKTMSTSGGLVRLLQERGISAAVYNPQSWDRAGSSATSVPTWGTPSILPPPPRPPDTLPSTPPNSPTRRPRPSKPSSPMGLFDLSPSSPPYDNFLASKPASSILKEVRAEAQSSESSDGGCQTDVSVSNLKLVDKLKRFSMAGDTHSPCPGNSGLAMLGPLSGLHRPGPAFGPSAGTSSMGGIPTLNTGIRRNRSYPAMVGASMAMKGPGPDVHTDMLLASSSTRPRQTSLNDE; from the exons ATGTCTGTTCACCTGACCACAGTGATGGAGAGGTgcaggaagaggaagatgatgaagaggaggaggtggatgaTGAGCAACGTATCCTGTTTGAAGGTATCCTTTAACTGGACTCCTGCAG TTCTATGTGCTGAAAGAGTGGGCCAGATGACTAAGACGTACAATGACATAGATGCTGTTACACGTCTGCTTGAAGAG AAAGAACGGGATTTGGAGCTTGCTGCCCGCATTGGCCAGTCTctactgaagaaaaacaaaaccctCAGTGAGAGAAACGAATTGCTGGAAGAACAAGTGGAGCACATTCGAGAAGAG GTGTCTCAGTTGCGCCATGATCTGTCAATGAAAGATGAGCTTCTCCAGTTCTACACTAGTGCAGCAGAAGAGAGCGAAGGAGAGTCCTGCACCTCCACCCC CGTCTGCCACAATGACTCCACGCTGCTGGTGCCAAACTTCTTTCCCCTGGACTCACTGCAGAAGAAACTCAAAGACCTGGAGGCGGAGAATATCTCTCTGAGATCTGAG GCCTCTCACCTGGAGACCGAGACCGAGGAGTACGAAGAGAAGGAGCAGCAGTTGGTCAACGATGTCGTCAAGGAGCTGA GAGATGCCAACCACCAGATGTCCACCCTGGCGGAGGAGCTGGCGAGGAAGACGGATGATGCGTCCCGCCAGCAGGAGGAGATCACACACCTTCTGTCCCAGATTGTGGACCTGCAGAAGAAGTCCAAGTCT TATGCAGTGGAAAACGAGGAGCTCACCCAGCACCTAGGGGCTGCCAAAGATGCTCAGCGCCAGCTCACTGCTGAG CTGAGGGAGTTGGAGGAGAAGTTTGCAGAGTGTATGGAGATGCTCCACGAGGCACAGGAGGAGCTGAAGAACCTCCGGAATAAAACCCTGCCGCTCAGTACACCTCGACGTTTTCACTCCCTGGGACAGTTCCCAATG GTGTCAGATGCTAGCAGCATTGTTTGTGCAGAGGGG GACTCGCTAGCTGCTGAGATAGAGGGTACCATGAGAAAGGAACTGGCCatggatgatccagaagtgGAGGAGCAGAA GTTGCACCCCAAGCGCGTGTTTGAGACTGTGAAGAACATCAACCTGATGCGTCAGCGCTCCTCTCTGGCTCCATCTCCCATGAACATCCCCGGCTCCAACCGGTCATCTGGGCTGAACTCATGCCGCTCCAGCTGCATGTCGACGCCGCGCTCCAGCCTGTACGGGGACGTGAGCTCCATAGACAACCGCCACAACAGCATCATGCCGGAGACCCCGGATGACAG CATCAACGACTCCAACAAGAAACCAGGGACCCCTGGGACGCCGGGCTCCCGGGACCTCGAAGCGGCCCTCCGCCGTCTCTCCCTGCGGCGGGATAACTACCTGAGCGAGCGGCGCTTCTTcgaggaggagagggaccgCAAGCTTCAGGGGCTGGCGGAGAAAGGAGAGCTGTACGGCGGCAGCGTGACTCCCACGGACAGCATCATGTCCCTGGgaggcagccactcctcctccatctGGTCCGGATACTCCTTCAGCTCCCGCTCCTACCTGCCGGAGAAACTGCAGATCGTCAAGCCGCTAGAAG GCTCTGCCACCTTGCACCATTGGCAGCAGCTGGCGCAGCCCCACCTGGGGGGCATCCTGGACGCACGGCCTGGGGTCGTCACCAAGGGCTTCCGGCCTCTAGAACTGGACCTGGAGCATGTCTACCGGTTCACTGACTTTGAGGAGGACTTTGAGGTGGTGGCGGGGCCCGACGACCTGTCACTCCAGAGCCTGCCGACCTCGGACTACGGTGGCGTCGGTGTCCTTAGCCGGCCGGGCCTCCGCTCCCGCTCTTCCTCGTGCTCGTCCTCCTGCAGCGGCGGAGCCGTCACCAACCACCTCCCTGAGGGCGGGCCCGGCGCTAGACATGAAGCCAGGGGGGAGGGCAGGACTCTGGCCCAAGGCGACGGCCCTCTGTCCCCGCCCCGACCTCCCAGCTGTGAAAACCACGGGAACCAGGATCATGCTGCAGTCGCTGATGGGGTGTCCG CCCACTATCCTGGTAAATGTATGTCCCATACAGGGTCCACCTACACCTTCACCACCTGTCGAATCATGCACCCCTCGGACGAGCTGACCAGAGTCACCCCCAG CCTTATGTCCGGCCCTAAGACCTCCTGTGTCGTGACCAGTAGCAGTGTCAGGTCCACTCCCTGCTCCACCCCCTGTACCCCCCGACGCCTCAGCCTCTCCGCCGAGTCCTTCACCAACCTGAGGGACTCCACCAAGACCATGAGCACAAGCGGAGGCCTGGTGCGTCTCCTCCAGGAGCGAGGCATCTCTGCTGCGGTCTACAACCCCCAGAGCTGGGATCGGGCAGGGAGCAGCGCCACCTCCGTCCCTACTTGGGGGACACCATCGATTCTGCCTCCCCCGCCTAGGCCCCCCGACACCCTACCCTCCACGCCGCCAAACTCCCCGACCCGCCGCCCCCGCCCCTCCAAACCGAGCAGCCCCATGGGCCTCTTCGACCTCAGCCCCAGTAGCCCGCCCTATGACAACTTCCTGGCGTCGAAGCCGGCCAGCTCCATATTGAAGGAGGTCCGAGCGGAGGCCCAGAGCAGCGAGTCGTCGGATGGTGGGTGTCAGACTGACGTCAGTGTTTCCAACCTCAAGCTGGTGGACAAGCTGAAGCGCTTCAGCATGGCCGGGGACACCCACTCCCCCTGCCCGGGGAATTCGGGGCTCGCCATGCTGGGGCCCCTCAGTGGCCTCCACCGGCCAGGCCCCGCCTTCGGCCCATCCGCGGGGACCAGCTCCATGGGGGGCATCCCAACTCTGAACACCGGAATCCGCCGCAACCGCAGCTACCCAGCCATGGTTGGGGCCAGCATGGCTATGAAGGGCCCGGGGCCCGACGTCCACACAGACATGCTCCTGGCTTCTTCCTCCACGCGCCCCAGACAGACTAGTCTCAACGACGAATGA